One stretch of Caldinitratiruptor microaerophilus DNA includes these proteins:
- the rnpM gene encoding RNase P modulator RnpM, giving the protein MARVKKIPLRMCVGCQEMHPKKEMLRVVRTPDGQILLDPTGKKSGRGAYVCRNVTCLQQAVKARRLERALGQPVSPEVLAALEAGVVS; this is encoded by the coding sequence ATGGCCAGGGTGAAGAAGATACCGCTTCGCATGTGCGTCGGGTGCCAGGAGATGCACCCGAAGAAGGAGATGCTGCGGGTGGTCCGGACGCCGGACGGCCAGATCCTGCTGGATCCGACCGGGAAGAAGTCCGGCCGGGGGGCGTACGTCTGCCGGAACGTGACCTGCCTGCAGCAGGCGGTCAAGGCGCGCCGCCTGGAGCGGGCCCTGGGCCAGCCCGTCTCACCCGAGGTGCTCGCGGCGCTGGAAGCCGGGGTGGTGAGTTGA
- a CDS encoding L7Ae/L30e/S12e/Gadd45 family ribosomal protein has product MLPRQVGQLLGLCRRAGVLLAGERAVRAALGRRTLGLVLLAEDAGANATRRYAGLGGRVPVYVAGTRQELGAAVGLSPRAVLGVAAGPLGDRLAAALSEAGLAPAGVPGSRPAGAQSGAGHAPGRRCPLQ; this is encoded by the coding sequence GTGCTGCCCCGGCAGGTAGGGCAGCTCTTGGGCCTGTGCCGGCGCGCCGGCGTGCTCCTGGCCGGCGAAAGGGCCGTGCGCGCCGCCCTGGGCCGGCGGACGCTGGGCCTCGTGCTCCTGGCGGAGGATGCCGGGGCCAACGCCACCCGCCGTTACGCGGGGCTCGGCGGCCGGGTGCCGGTGTACGTGGCAGGCACCCGCCAGGAACTGGGCGCTGCCGTCGGCCTCTCGCCCAGGGCGGTCCTCGGGGTGGCGGCCGGACCGCTCGGCGACCGCCTGGCGGCGGCCCTGTCGGAAGCGGGCCTGGCACCGGCCGGCGTGCCCGGGTCACGCCCGGCCGGGGCGCAATCGGGTGCGGGACACGCGCCGGGGAGGCGGTGCCCGCTACAGTAA
- the infB gene encoding translation initiation factor IF-2 — protein sequence MDQRTEEKKTTRGSGSQSRPARREERAAVKDANAPRASLLDLYFGEGAKLRDEEGTARRAPRSPDQKRPAAELAAGAAVRQPSAARPRPAPPPAAQRPAAEVQRGAAPAQPPAPPKPRAEAPARAPGAAPAEPRPAPKAAPPAAAAPPAEARPADARTAGGAPQPAQPPAQAPATPPREGRPAAQAAQPAEPVRRAQRPEPPRPAAEVRPAQRPAPPPLQTFVPRAVAPAPPPPQRIERAPEPPRPARPAAEARPAPGARPDRGPQAGGRPGAAPGRPGAPGRPGMRGRGRPLAIPKLDPRVAAEQKQEQKRPVTAEKRREKPVVDELLDRRDRPPEEKLFGRRVGRGAVVERRAARQSITIEGPITVKELAHEMGITAGEVIKRLLKLGVIANINQELDTDTAQIVGAEFGVTVNVKPPEDLAVYDQIEDPDEPAELKKPRPPVVVVMGHVDHGKTTLLDAIRETRVAAGEAGGITQHIGAYTVEIKGKKITFLDTPGHEAFTAMRARGAKVTDIAVLVVAADDGVMPQTVEAINHAKAANVPIIVAINKIDLPGANPDRVKTELTEHGLLVEEWGGDTIAVPVSAKQKTNLDLLLENILLVAEVQDLRANPDKEARGTILEAELDKGRGPVGTVLVQGGTLQVGDVFVCGSTWGRVRAMFDDRGKRVKKAGPSVPVQVLGFSDVPEAGDVFRVIGDEKKAREIAERRRAQRRLTEQVQARASLDDLMARVKEGELQELNIIVKADVMGSAEAVRQALEKLENEEVRVRVIHSGVGAVSESDVMLAAASHAIIVGFNVRPDERAAQAARQQNVEIKTYRIIYEAVDDVKAALQGMVKPKFEEVSLGKAEVRAVFRVPKVGNVAGCLVQDGKVTRSARVRLIRDGTVIWEGQVASLKRFKDDVREVPAGQECGIGLDGYNDIKEGDVIEAYTVQEVKPVSA from the coding sequence ATGGATCAGAGGACCGAGGAGAAGAAGACGACACGGGGCTCGGGGTCCCAGAGCCGGCCCGCCAGACGGGAGGAGCGGGCGGCGGTCAAGGACGCCAACGCCCCGCGCGCCTCGCTCCTGGACCTTTACTTCGGCGAGGGCGCCAAGCTGCGGGACGAGGAAGGGACGGCCCGCCGCGCGCCGCGCTCGCCGGACCAGAAGCGGCCTGCTGCCGAGCTGGCCGCGGGGGCGGCCGTGCGCCAGCCTTCCGCTGCCCGGCCCCGGCCGGCTCCGCCGCCGGCAGCGCAGCGGCCTGCGGCGGAGGTGCAGCGGGGGGCCGCCCCCGCGCAGCCGCCTGCGCCGCCCAAGCCGCGCGCGGAGGCACCGGCACGGGCTCCGGGGGCGGCGCCGGCGGAGCCGCGCCCGGCGCCCAAGGCGGCACCGCCTGCCGCCGCGGCCCCCCCGGCCGAGGCCCGCCCCGCGGATGCCCGCACGGCCGGGGGCGCCCCCCAGCCCGCGCAGCCGCCTGCCCAGGCGCCTGCGACCCCTCCCCGGGAGGGGCGGCCGGCCGCCCAGGCGGCGCAGCCTGCGGAGCCGGTGCGGCGGGCGCAGCGGCCCGAACCGCCGCGCCCGGCCGCGGAGGTGCGTCCCGCGCAGCGGCCGGCGCCGCCGCCCCTGCAGACGTTCGTCCCCCGGGCGGTGGCCCCGGCGCCCCCGCCTCCCCAGCGAATCGAGAGGGCGCCCGAGCCGCCACGCCCGGCTCGCCCGGCGGCGGAGGCGCGCCCGGCGCCCGGCGCGCGGCCGGACCGCGGGCCGCAGGCGGGCGGCCGGCCCGGCGCGGCCCCCGGGCGGCCCGGCGCTCCGGGGCGTCCCGGCATGCGGGGCCGGGGGCGGCCGCTGGCCATCCCCAAGCTGGACCCGCGGGTGGCGGCCGAGCAGAAGCAGGAGCAGAAGCGCCCGGTCACGGCCGAGAAGCGGCGTGAGAAGCCTGTCGTCGACGAGCTGCTGGATCGCCGCGACCGGCCCCCGGAGGAGAAGCTCTTCGGCCGCCGGGTGGGCCGCGGCGCCGTGGTGGAGCGCCGGGCGGCGCGGCAGTCGATCACCATCGAGGGGCCCATCACGGTCAAGGAACTGGCCCACGAGATGGGAATCACGGCCGGGGAGGTCATCAAGCGCCTGCTCAAGCTCGGCGTGATCGCCAACATCAACCAGGAGCTCGACACGGACACCGCGCAGATCGTCGGGGCCGAGTTCGGGGTCACGGTGAACGTGAAGCCGCCGGAGGACCTGGCCGTCTACGACCAGATCGAGGACCCCGACGAGCCCGCGGAGCTCAAGAAGCCCCGTCCGCCCGTGGTGGTGGTCATGGGCCACGTCGACCACGGCAAGACCACCCTGCTCGACGCCATCCGGGAGACCCGGGTGGCGGCGGGCGAGGCCGGCGGCATCACGCAGCACATCGGCGCCTACACGGTGGAGATCAAGGGCAAGAAGATCACCTTCCTGGACACCCCGGGCCACGAGGCGTTCACCGCCATGCGCGCCCGCGGCGCGAAGGTCACCGACATCGCCGTGCTCGTGGTCGCCGCCGACGACGGCGTGATGCCCCAGACGGTCGAGGCGATCAACCACGCCAAGGCGGCGAACGTGCCCATCATCGTGGCGATCAACAAGATCGACCTGCCCGGCGCCAACCCGGACCGGGTCAAGACCGAACTCACCGAGCACGGGCTGCTGGTGGAGGAGTGGGGCGGCGACACCATCGCCGTGCCGGTGTCCGCGAAGCAGAAGACGAACCTCGACCTGCTCCTGGAGAACATCCTCCTGGTGGCCGAGGTGCAGGACCTGAGGGCCAATCCGGACAAGGAGGCCCGGGGCACGATCCTGGAGGCCGAGCTCGACAAGGGCCGCGGCCCGGTCGGCACCGTGCTGGTCCAGGGCGGTACCCTCCAGGTCGGCGACGTGTTCGTCTGCGGCAGCACCTGGGGTCGTGTCCGGGCCATGTTCGACGACCGCGGCAAGCGGGTCAAGAAGGCCGGGCCCTCCGTGCCCGTCCAGGTGCTGGGCTTCAGCGACGTGCCCGAGGCCGGCGACGTGTTCCGGGTGATCGGCGACGAGAAGAAGGCCCGCGAGATCGCCGAGCGCCGGCGGGCGCAGCGCCGCCTGACCGAACAGGTGCAGGCCCGGGCGAGCCTCGACGACCTCATGGCCCGCGTGAAGGAAGGCGAGCTGCAGGAGCTCAACATCATCGTCAAGGCCGACGTGATGGGCTCCGCCGAGGCCGTCCGCCAGGCCCTGGAGAAGCTGGAGAACGAGGAGGTCCGCGTCCGGGTCATCCACTCCGGCGTGGGCGCCGTCAGCGAGTCCGACGTGATGCTGGCCGCGGCCTCGCACGCCATCATCGTGGGCTTCAACGTCCGGCCCGACGAGCGGGCCGCCCAGGCCGCCCGCCAGCAGAACGTCGAGATCAAGACGTACCGGATCATCTACGAGGCCGTCGACGACGTCAAGGCCGCCCTCCAGGGCATGGTCAAGCCCAAGTTCGAGGAGGTCTCCCTCGGCAAGGCGGAGGTCCGGGCGGTGTTCCGGGTGCCCAAGGTGGGCAACGTGGCCGGCTGCCTGGTCCAGGACGGCAAGGTCACCCGCTCCGCCAGGGTGCGGCTGATCCGGGACGGCACGGTGATCTGGGAGGGCCAGGTGGCATCCCTCAAGCGGTTCAAGGACGACGTCCGCGAGGTGCCCGCCGGCCAGGAGTGCGGCATCGGCCTGGACGGGTACAACGACATCAAAGAGGGCGACGTGATCGAGGCCTACACGGTGCAGGAGGTCAAGCCCGTCAGCGCGTGA
- a CDS encoding DUF503 domain-containing protein produces MVVAIIRLELSIPHATNLKEKRRVLQSIMERVRARYGVSAAEVDGQDLWQRAVVGMALVSGEEAHAREAAAKVVAFVESHFEGEVCRADVEIV; encoded by the coding sequence GTGGTGGTCGCCATCATCCGGCTGGAACTGTCGATCCCCCACGCCACGAACCTGAAGGAGAAGCGCCGGGTGTTGCAGAGCATCATGGAGCGGGTGCGTGCCCGCTACGGCGTGTCGGCGGCCGAGGTCGACGGTCAGGACCTGTGGCAGCGGGCGGTGGTGGGCATGGCCCTGGTGTCCGGCGAGGAGGCCCACGCCCGGGAGGCGGCGGCCAAGGTCGTCGCCTTCGTGGAGAGCCACTTCGAGGGCGAGGTCTGCCGGGCAGACGTGGAGATCGTGTGA
- the rbfA gene encoding 30S ribosome-binding factor RbfA — protein sequence MRQERLAAQIQSEIADMLQHEVKDPRIGFASIVKVDLSGDLRVAKVHVSILGDEAAREATLAGLESAKGFIRTELGRRLRLRFTPEIRFVLDRGIEHGDRIARILHQLRPEGGGPAPAERGEGPGADGGGTDRG from the coding sequence ATGCGGCAGGAGCGGCTTGCGGCCCAGATCCAGAGCGAGATCGCGGACATGCTCCAGCACGAGGTGAAGGATCCGCGGATCGGCTTCGCCTCGATCGTCAAGGTTGACCTTTCGGGCGACTTGCGGGTCGCCAAGGTGCACGTCAGCATCCTCGGGGACGAGGCGGCGCGCGAGGCAACCCTGGCCGGCCTGGAGAGCGCCAAGGGCTTCATCCGGACCGAGCTCGGGCGGCGGCTCCGGCTTCGCTTCACGCCGGAGATCCGGTTCGTGCTGGACCGGGGCATCGAGCACGGGGACCGCATCGCCCGGATCCTTCACCAGCTGCGCCCGGAGGGCGGCGGCCCCGCGCCGGCGGAGCGCGGCGAGGGACCCGGGGCCGACGGAGGTGGGACGGACCGTGGCTGA
- a CDS encoding DHH family phosphoesterase, producing MADIGAREAARLILDARRVLFFLHVSPDGDTIGSSLAVCRAARALGKEAWCVGVDPVPRIYQFLPGWTELFRPWQELDGEWDLGVLLDCGDRSRVGPAEPLLGRCRRTLNVDHHATNGRYGDYNWLDFRAAAVGEMAYRLVVEMGAPVDPPTATCLYTAIVTDTGSFRYDSTTPATHEIAARLIEAGVLPYRVAEAVWESETPERLRLLSACLATLQLHAGGRVATLRVTRDMLAATGATDEDVDGMVNFARSIAGVEVGLLFRETGNGKVRVNLRSRGGLDVSRVAERFGGGGHPRAAGCTVEGDIAAVEAQVVAAAAEALG from the coding sequence GTGGCTGACATCGGCGCCCGTGAGGCGGCCAGGCTCATCCTGGACGCGCGGCGGGTGCTGTTCTTCCTGCACGTGTCGCCGGACGGGGATACCATCGGGTCCTCGCTGGCGGTGTGCCGCGCGGCCCGGGCGCTGGGCAAGGAGGCCTGGTGCGTCGGGGTCGACCCGGTGCCCCGGATCTACCAGTTCCTGCCGGGCTGGACCGAGCTGTTCCGCCCGTGGCAGGAGCTCGATGGGGAATGGGACCTCGGGGTGCTCCTGGACTGCGGCGACCGCAGCCGGGTCGGCCCGGCGGAGCCCCTCCTCGGGCGCTGCCGGCGGACCCTGAACGTCGACCACCACGCCACCAACGGCCGCTACGGCGACTACAACTGGCTCGACTTCCGGGCGGCGGCGGTCGGAGAGATGGCCTACCGCCTGGTCGTGGAGATGGGCGCGCCCGTCGACCCGCCGACGGCCACCTGCCTCTACACGGCCATCGTGACCGACACGGGCAGCTTCCGGTACGACTCGACCACCCCGGCCACGCACGAGATCGCCGCCCGGCTCATCGAGGCCGGCGTGCTGCCGTACCGCGTCGCCGAGGCCGTGTGGGAGAGCGAGACCCCGGAGCGGCTGCGCCTCCTGTCGGCCTGCCTGGCCACGCTCCAGCTGCACGCCGGCGGGCGGGTGGCGACGCTGAGGGTGACCCGGGACATGCTCGCCGCCACCGGCGCCACCGACGAGGACGTCGACGGGATGGTGAACTTCGCCCGCTCGATCGCCGGAGTGGAGGTGGGACTCCTGTTCCGCGAGACCGGGAACGGGAAGGTCCGGGTGAACCTCCGGTCCCGGGGCGGCCTCGACGTGAGCCGGGTCGCGGAGCGATTCGGCGGCGGAGGGCACCCGCGCGCGGCCGGCTGCACGGTGGAGGGGGACATCGCCGCGGTGGAGGCACAGGTGGTGGCAGCGGCCGCCGAGGCGCTGGGGTGA
- the truB gene encoding tRNA pseudouridine(55) synthase TruB → MIGVLNVNKPVGMTSHDVVARVRRLAGERRVGHAGTLDPGATGVLPLCLGPATRLAEYIGQTGKAYRAAVTFGIATDTLDAGGRETARVPVPGLGAEAVAAVLSRFRGEIEQVPPMVSALKVGGRRLYELARQGVEVARAPRRVTVYRLELVGYEPGEFPVAHLAVECSAGFYVRALAADIGAALGVPAHLSGLVRHRVGPFSLEEAVALEALEAGGVERYLLPPLRAVAHLPVVRLARDEVRAVRQGRPPRRPVAAEPPAWSGAGAREAARDRVALVDPDGQLVAVARRDGSGGALALEKVLP, encoded by the coding sequence GTGATCGGGGTCCTCAACGTGAACAAGCCGGTCGGCATGACGTCGCACGACGTGGTCGCCCGCGTACGGCGCCTGGCGGGCGAGCGCCGCGTGGGCCACGCGGGGACCCTGGACCCGGGGGCCACCGGCGTCCTCCCCCTGTGCCTGGGGCCGGCCACCCGGCTGGCGGAGTACATCGGCCAGACCGGCAAGGCCTACCGGGCGGCGGTGACCTTCGGCATCGCCACCGACACCCTCGACGCCGGCGGCCGGGAGACCGCCCGCGTTCCGGTGCCGGGGCTCGGGGCGGAGGCCGTGGCCGCCGTGCTGTCCCGGTTCCGGGGAGAGATCGAGCAGGTGCCGCCCATGGTCTCCGCGCTCAAGGTGGGCGGGCGGCGCCTGTACGAGCTGGCCCGGCAGGGGGTGGAGGTGGCGCGCGCCCCCCGGCGGGTCACCGTGTACCGCCTGGAGCTGGTCGGATACGAGCCGGGCGAGTTCCCCGTGGCCCACCTGGCGGTCGAGTGCTCGGCCGGGTTCTACGTCCGGGCCCTGGCGGCCGACATCGGCGCGGCGCTCGGGGTACCGGCGCACCTGTCGGGGCTGGTCCGCCACCGCGTCGGGCCGTTTTCGCTGGAAGAGGCCGTGGCCCTGGAGGCGCTGGAGGCCGGCGGGGTCGAGCGGTACCTCCTGCCGCCGCTGCGGGCGGTGGCGCACCTGCCCGTGGTGCGGCTCGCCCGGGACGAGGTGCGCGCCGTGCGGCAGGGGCGGCCGCCGCGGCGCCCCGTGGCCGCCGAGCCGCCGGCATGGAGCGGAGCCGGCGCCCGGGAAGCCGCGCGGGACCGGGTGGCGCTGGTCGACCCGGACGGCCAGCTCGTCGCCGTCGCGCGCCGGGATGGCTCCGGCGGCGCGCTGGCCCTCGAGAAAGTGCTCCCGTGA
- a CDS encoding bifunctional riboflavin kinase/FAD synthetase has protein sequence MGPEMELVRSVEQVPRHPGGNRVAIGMWDGVHLGHQSILRALVDSARAAGGQSVVMGFDPHPMALLRPEEAPRHLQSVEERADVLAALGVDVHLVIPFTREFADLTADQFVDRILIGDLCARQVMVGFNFTFGRGGRGTAGTLVELCARHGVEVRVFEPVRLGGETVSSTAVRYLLAAGEVGRAGELLGRPFALSGEVIPGDRRGRRLGFPTANLNTAAGRQLPAPGVYAVRVTVLPPGRHAVLPHEGGVTRYGGMLNLGTRPTVGGTGLRVEVHLFGFQGDLYGRRLQVEFVRRLRAERAFPDLDALARQLHQDERNARAALAEFDPSLLSA, from the coding sequence ATGGGGCCCGAGATGGAACTCGTGCGGAGCGTGGAGCAGGTGCCCCGCCACCCGGGCGGCAACCGGGTGGCCATCGGCATGTGGGACGGCGTGCACCTGGGGCACCAGTCGATCCTGCGCGCCCTGGTGGACTCGGCTCGCGCCGCCGGCGGGCAGTCGGTCGTGATGGGGTTCGACCCCCACCCGATGGCGCTGCTCCGCCCGGAGGAGGCGCCCCGCCACCTCCAGAGCGTGGAGGAGCGCGCCGACGTCCTTGCCGCGCTGGGGGTCGACGTGCACCTGGTCATCCCCTTCACCCGGGAGTTCGCCGACCTCACCGCCGACCAGTTCGTCGACCGGATCCTGATCGGCGACCTCTGCGCCCGTCAGGTGATGGTCGGCTTCAACTTCACCTTCGGCCGTGGCGGACGGGGAACCGCCGGGACCCTGGTGGAGCTCTGCGCCCGGCACGGGGTGGAGGTGCGCGTCTTCGAGCCGGTCCGCCTGGGCGGCGAGACCGTGTCGTCCACCGCCGTCCGTTACCTTCTCGCTGCAGGCGAAGTGGGCCGGGCAGGCGAACTCCTCGGTAGGCCCTTCGCGCTCTCCGGAGAGGTGATCCCGGGCGACCGGCGGGGCCGCCGCCTCGGCTTCCCGACGGCGAACCTGAACACGGCTGCCGGCCGGCAGCTGCCGGCCCCCGGGGTCTACGCCGTACGGGTCACCGTCCTCCCGCCCGGGCGGCACGCCGTGCTGCCCCACGAGGGGGGCGTCACCCGGTACGGGGGGATGCTGAACCTCGGCACCCGCCCCACGGTGGGGGGCACCGGGCTGCGGGTCGAGGTGCACCTCTTCGGGTTCCAGGGCGACCTGTATGGGCGGCGCCTGCAGGTCGAGTTCGTGCGCCGGCTCCGGGCCGAGCGCGCCTTCCCCGACCTGGACGCCCTGGCCCGCCAGCTTCACCAGGACGAGCGCAACGCCCGGGCGGCCCTCGCCGAGTTCGACCCCTCGCTCCTGAGCGCGTGA
- a CDS encoding bifunctional acetate--CoA ligase family protein/GNAT family N-acetyltransferase has protein sequence MVERVRDPARYSEHVVLRDGTVVLLRVAREEDEAAVADLFRRASLQSLRLRFFAAVSQVSPALIREFVTVDFENRAGLVAVHGDESGEKVIGIGTYVRLPRRSSAEVAFMVDDAFHGRGLGSLLLERLARIAVLHGIYTFEADVLAENRPMMQVFAESGFELTRAYEGGTIHVHFPMAGVQAARARAELRERVAVAASLVPFFRPRSVAVVGASRDPETISGLLFRNLIHAGFQGPVYPVNRSATSISGVRAYPSVAELPEAPDLALIAVPAAEVPEVVRESIAAGVRALVILTAGFAELGEEGRRRQREIADLARLHGLRLVGPNSMGLINTDPAVSLNASVSRLMPPRGRVGFLSQSGALGLSVLRYATELGLGFSTFVSVGNKADVSGNDLLQYWEEDADTDLILLYLESFGNPRKFARIARRVGARKPVLVVKSGRTPQGSRAALFHTAAREAGERYVEALFEQAGVIRANTLEEMFDAALLLAYQPLPRGSRVGVVTNSGGPAILCADACAGTGLEIPELSPHVRDELMPVVPAGSEPRNPLDLGPAAGPEEYERGLRAVLADPGIDAAIVIYVPVLTAETGSVAAAIRRAVAAAGQEKPVAACFMGTSGVAPLTGPDGPTIPSYRFPESAAIALGRVCAYARWRSRPAGRYVDPPGIRREEAHAVVQGAARAPRVTLRPAEAARLLDAYGIPCAGGRRGRRPPALTARVVQDPVFGPVIGVQGADGCGRPAPPVFRITPLTDADAAELVGHLGPLAPGGAGEEPVREGLADLLLRLSALIEDQPWVDEVELPLRTDSSGRWVAAGARVTLDTGGTVPPAAARRRQRPGAAEPA, from the coding sequence GTGGTGGAGCGGGTCCGCGACCCGGCTCGTTACAGCGAGCACGTGGTGCTGCGCGACGGGACCGTCGTCCTCCTGCGGGTGGCCCGGGAAGAGGACGAGGCGGCCGTGGCCGACCTCTTCCGCCGCGCTTCCCTGCAGAGCCTGCGGTTGCGCTTCTTCGCCGCCGTGTCCCAGGTGAGCCCGGCCCTCATCCGGGAGTTCGTCACGGTCGACTTCGAGAACCGGGCCGGCCTGGTGGCGGTGCACGGCGACGAGTCGGGCGAGAAGGTCATCGGCATCGGGACCTACGTCCGCCTGCCCCGGCGCAGCTCCGCCGAGGTGGCGTTCATGGTCGACGACGCCTTCCACGGCCGGGGCCTCGGCAGCCTGCTCCTGGAACGGCTGGCCCGCATCGCCGTCCTGCACGGCATCTACACGTTCGAGGCAGACGTCCTGGCGGAGAACCGGCCGATGATGCAGGTCTTCGCCGAGAGCGGCTTCGAGCTCACCCGGGCCTACGAGGGCGGCACGATCCACGTGCACTTCCCCATGGCCGGAGTGCAGGCCGCCCGGGCCCGGGCCGAGCTGCGCGAGCGGGTGGCGGTGGCCGCCTCGCTCGTCCCGTTCTTCCGGCCCCGGTCTGTGGCGGTGGTGGGGGCCTCCCGGGACCCGGAGACGATCAGCGGGCTCCTCTTCCGCAACCTGATCCACGCCGGCTTCCAGGGTCCCGTCTACCCGGTCAACCGGAGCGCGACGTCGATCTCCGGGGTGCGGGCCTACCCTTCGGTCGCCGAGCTCCCCGAGGCGCCTGACCTGGCCCTCATCGCCGTGCCGGCCGCCGAGGTGCCGGAGGTCGTGCGCGAGTCGATCGCCGCCGGGGTGCGGGCCCTCGTCATCCTCACGGCCGGCTTCGCCGAGCTGGGCGAGGAGGGGCGGCGGCGCCAGAGGGAGATCGCCGACCTGGCGCGCCTCCACGGCCTGCGCCTGGTGGGCCCCAACTCCATGGGCCTCATCAACACGGACCCGGCGGTGAGCCTCAACGCGAGCGTCTCCCGCCTCATGCCCCCGCGGGGCCGGGTCGGCTTCCTGTCCCAGAGCGGCGCGCTGGGCCTCAGCGTGCTCCGCTACGCCACCGAGCTGGGCCTCGGCTTCTCCACCTTCGTGAGCGTGGGCAACAAGGCGGACGTGTCCGGCAACGACCTGCTGCAGTACTGGGAGGAGGACGCGGATACCGACCTCATCCTCCTGTACCTCGAGTCCTTCGGCAACCCGCGCAAGTTCGCCCGCATCGCCCGGCGGGTGGGGGCCCGCAAGCCGGTGCTGGTGGTCAAGAGCGGCCGCACCCCCCAGGGATCCCGGGCGGCGCTGTTTCACACGGCGGCGCGGGAGGCCGGCGAGCGGTACGTGGAGGCGCTCTTCGAGCAGGCAGGGGTGATCCGGGCCAACACGCTCGAGGAGATGTTCGACGCGGCGCTGCTCCTGGCGTACCAGCCGCTCCCGCGCGGCAGCCGCGTCGGCGTGGTGACGAACTCCGGAGGTCCGGCCATCCTGTGCGCCGACGCCTGCGCCGGCACGGGACTGGAGATCCCGGAACTCTCGCCCCACGTGCGGGACGAGCTCATGCCCGTGGTGCCCGCGGGCTCCGAGCCCCGCAACCCGCTCGACCTCGGCCCGGCGGCCGGCCCGGAGGAATACGAGCGGGGGCTGCGGGCCGTGCTCGCCGACCCGGGGATCGACGCGGCGATCGTCATCTACGTGCCCGTGCTCACCGCGGAGACCGGCTCGGTCGCCGCCGCCATCCGCCGGGCCGTGGCGGCGGCGGGGCAGGAGAAACCGGTGGCCGCCTGCTTCATGGGGACGAGCGGCGTGGCGCCCCTCACGGGCCCGGACGGCCCGACCATCCCCTCGTACCGGTTTCCGGAGTCGGCGGCCATCGCCCTGGGGCGTGTGTGCGCCTACGCCCGCTGGCGGTCCCGGCCGGCCGGGCGCTACGTCGACCCGCCCGGCATCCGGCGGGAGGAGGCCCACGCGGTGGTGCAGGGCGCGGCAAGGGCGCCCCGGGTGACCCTGCGGCCGGCGGAGGCGGCGCGCCTGCTGGACGCCTACGGTATCCCCTGCGCGGGCGGCCGGCGGGGCCGGCGGCCGCCCGCCCTCACCGCGCGGGTGGTGCAGGACCCGGTGTTCGGGCCGGTGATCGGGGTGCAGGGGGCGGACGGATGCGGGCGCCCCGCGCCGCCCGTCTTCCGGATCACGCCGCTCACGGACGCCGACGCCGCGGAGCTGGTCGGCCACCTGGGCCCCCTCGCCCCGGGCGGCGCCGGCGAGGAGCCGGTCCGGGAAGGGCTGGCCGATCTCCTCCTGCGCCTGTCGGCCCTCATCGAGGACCAGCCGTGGGTCGACGAGGTGGAGCTGCCTCTCCGCACCGATTCGTCCGGCCGCTGGGTGGCGGCCGGGGCGCGGGTGACGCTGGATACCGGCGGGACGGTGCCGCCGGCCGCCGCGCGCCGCCGGCAGCGCCCCGGCGCGGCCGAGCCCGCCTGA
- the rpsO gene encoding 30S ribosomal protein S15, whose product MTQEAKKGIIEKYRIHDTDTGSPEVQVAILTERINQLTEHLRVHHKDHHSRRGLFKMIGQRRRLLNYLQRVDVERYKQLIEALNLRK is encoded by the coding sequence CTGACGCAGGAAGCCAAGAAAGGCATCATCGAGAAGTACCGCATCCACGACACCGACACCGGTTCCCCCGAGGTGCAGGTGGCCATCCTGACCGAGCGGATCAACCAGCTGACCGAGCACCTGCGCGTCCACCACAAGGACCACCACAGCCGGCGGGGGCTGTTCAAGATGATCGGCCAGCGCCGGCGCCTGCTGAACTACCTGCAGCGGGTGGACGTGGAGCGGTACAAGCAGCTCATCGAAGCGCTCAACCTGCGGAAGTAG